From a single Lolium rigidum isolate FL_2022 chromosome 7, APGP_CSIRO_Lrig_0.1, whole genome shotgun sequence genomic region:
- the LOC124670221 gene encoding LOW QUALITY PROTEIN: cytochrome P450 72A14-like (The sequence of the model RefSeq protein was modified relative to this genomic sequence to represent the inferred CDS: inserted 1 base in 1 codon), giving the protein MPLGCHDIVPRAMPLHHQTMKEHGKMSITWFGPVPRVTITEPELVREILSNKFGHFEKLTFGRLQRMLHNGLAIHEGEKWAKHRRIINPAFHLEKLKRMLPAFIECCTEVVHRWEGLAAADVPCEVDVWPAMQNLTGDVISRAAFGSNYLEGMRIFQLQVEQVQLMMLAINRIHIPGYMFFPTKGSRRMKQIAAEIGRILKGIITKRENALKAGEATSDDLLGLLLESNMEHCMGDGTGITTDDVIGECKLFYFAGAETTSVLLTWSMIVLCMHPEWQDRAREEVMLVFGASAPDYDGLSRLKIVTMVLYEVLRLYTPVMALQRKTYKPMELGGIRYPAGVVLTLPVLFIHHDKELWGPDADEFKPERFAEGISKASVDTPAFFPFGWGPRVCIGQNFALLEXKMGIAMILQRFSFELSPSYRHAPFPIGLLEPQHGAQLRLTRLP; this is encoded by the exons GTAAAATGTCGATCACCTGGTTTGGGCCGGTGCCAAGAGTGACCATCACAGAACCTGAACTGGTGCGAGAAATTCTGTCCAACAAGTTCGGCCACTTTGAGAAGCTCACGTTTGGCCGACTTCAGAGGATGTTGCACAACGGCTTGGCTATCCATGAGGGCGAAAAATGGGCTAagcatagaaggatcatcaaccctgccttccATCTGGAGAAGCTCAAG CGCATGTTGCCGGCTTTCATAGAATGTTGCACGGAGGTGGTACATAGATGGGAAGGTTTAGCAGCCGCTGATGTGCCATGCGAGGTAGATGTTTGGCCTGCTATGCAGAACCTAACAGGCGATGTCATCTCCCGCGCTGCATTCGGCAGCAACTACCTCGAGGGCATGAGGATATTCCAGCTTCAGGTGGAGCAGGTCCAGCTCATGATGCTGGCCATCAACAGGATACATATCCCTGGTTACAT GTTCTTCCCAACAAAAGGCAGCCGAAGGATGAAGCAAATTGCTGCGGAGATCGGGAGGATCCTAAAAGGGATCATCACAAAAAGAGAGAACGCTTTGAAAGCAGGAGAAGCTACAAGTGATGATCTTCTCGGGCTGCTGCTAGAGTCGAACATGGAACACTGCATGGGAGACGGCACCGGTATCACAACAGACGACGTGATTGGAGAATGCAAGTTGTTCTACTTCGCCGGCGCGGAAACCACGTCGGTGCTGCTCACGTGGTCGATGATTGTGCTCTGCATGCACCCAGAGTGGCAGGACCGTGCCAGGGAGGAGGTCATGCTTGTCTTCGGGGCCAGCGCCCCAGATTACGATGGCTTAAGTCGCCTAAAAATC GTGACCATGGTGTTGTACGAGGTCTTGCGACTATACACGCCGGTGATGGCGCTCCAGCGCAAGACATACAAGCCGATGGAGCTCGGCGGCATCAGGTACCCGGCGGGCGTGGTGCTCACGCTGCCTGTGCTGTTCATCCACCACGACAAAGAGCTTTGGGGCCCGGACGCTGATGAGTTCAAGCCAGAGAGGTTCGCcgaggggatctccaaggcgtcTGTTGACACGCCAGCATTTTTCCCGTTTGGCTGGGGCCCACGCGTCTGCATTGGCCAGAACTTCGCGCTGCTTG GCAAGATGGGAATCGCCATGATTCTGCAGCGCTTCTCCTTCGAGCTCTCGCCGTCCTATAGGCACGCACCGTTTCCCATCGGCTTGCTGGAACCACAGCATGGCGCGCAACTCAGGCTCACGAGGCTTCCGTGA